The window TAAATTACAGGAAATTAAAAGCAGCCAAActgaaacaaaaagaaaagtcTGTATGTTCTGAAGTTTCAGTCGATTGTGACTGCCATATGCTTCTTGAGGCATGGAAGCCTATATCAATGGGATTTAAGAGAAGGTACTAGCCTACAATCCTTACCCAAGAGAAATACATCTCTGATAAAACATGGATATTTTAGGCGGAaagattttttcttttaaaattcttgtTCCAACCCAATTTTACTTTTTGCTGCTTATTGGCTATCCCAATATCCTAGTTTTAGGATGAAgcataaaaaaatgtattagacactgaaaaaattatatgaaattccACTTAATGTTTTTGTTGATAGTCCTGCTTAATGTTTGATAATATGCCGATAATAAGTTTCTTTTCCCTTGAAGCCACTAATATAAAAGCTATTAACCCAACCCGAATACCCCACACCAAAAAAATCTTCCTGATATCTCAACTTTTGCTCTATTAATAGatctatactatatataaaatattcttgCATGGTTCCATACCTGACACCCCTCTTCCACCTTGTACTAACATATTACCATAAATTTGCTAATATAAAAGAACAGCTTGTTAAATAATGTGAACTTAATATAGTTTACTTATTCTGCTTTTCTAATGAAGAAAgtcaatattattttcttttgtctttGGGAATATCTGTTAAACTTTATTCTTCAATACACGCTTCCATGTAGTAGTATTTAATTCACACTAAGATGCTCTTCCATCTGTCTCTAGGTGGTGGGATTGTATCGCTTTGCCGGACGATGTTGATTCTTGTGATGAAGCTGCATTTAGGATGCAGATCAAGCAGCTGGCATACACGGTTAGTCCATCAAAGAGAATATGCATGCAAACGATTCCTTTCACCAAATTAGTCTATAACTACTCTGCTAGGGTATTAGGATTCATGTTCTATTTGCATTAAGTATGGGTTGTTTGAGATGATCTTACCACACTACTTTACACCTTCAGTTGTCATACTGATCGTAATTGACCCtctaatattgtttttttttttcttaccaGTCACTAAAACTACTGAAGGAAGCTATTTTTGACAAGGAATGTGAGCTATGTATCCTTGCGAGTGTTATTTGGTGATTTACTTATAAATGTAGGATAATCTATGTCTCCTATTTAATGACTTATAGTCCTTAACTTTTGGCTTTCAAGTATTTTCGCTTGATATCTATGGAAGTCTTATTGGCATGTTTGAGTTGAATAACCTGTAAGTATATCATTCTAAACCATGTGTATGCTTTTAATTGTTTGATGGATTTCTATGATGCttgtaattatatattgaaGCTTGTTGAAGAACCTTGGGTATGCTTTTATATCGCATTCTGTGATAAATGTTGAAATGATTTCCTGACAGTGATTTGGTTGTAGCATCTCCTGTTGAggattattttttatacataaatgaACTGCCGGAATCTGAAAAGGTTAGTCAACATAGTTTCCAGTTTCATATCTTCTTTGTTCATTCCTTTCAAACATATTCCTAAGATTTGTAAATGTGGCAGAAAAAGGCTGAGCAAGTAACAAAGCCTTTTCTTAATGCTCTTGGTGACGACTATTCAGTCTGTTGTCAAGGTATGATTTCTAAGATTGCTGCTACTAGAACAATTTTGTATAGTATTGTGTCTTTATGAAATCATGTGATTGTCTTAAACACGGTTTTGGTCTGTAGGTTTTTTGTTGAGTAGGCAAGTGTTCTTTTAGTACCATTATGATGCTATCACCTTGTAGACAAAGTTGTATATCTGTTTGCAATTATTATATCTGGTACTTCTTACTGTTGTACTTAAAGAAGAAAGACAAGAGGCTAATTTGATGTTTGCTCTGTACCAGGCACTGCGTTTTTTCCTTTGCAGAGTTGTATGAATCATTCATGTCTTCCTAATGCAAAAGCATTTAAGCGAGAAGAGGTATGCAGTGCTTGAATATTTTGGTGAGGTGAAATTTCATCAAGTTCAATAccccaaaataattttttttaggcaTTGACTAAAACCAAGTTGTGCTTTGTAGCAGCATGTTTGATCGTCAAGCTTcgtactttttatttttgaatcgatTTGTTATTTTTAAGTAGTATGGGGCCAGCCTTTCGTTTGATGACAGTTATAAAAACTGAAGTACTGAACATTACGAAGTTAAGAAAcgatctttatttttttttttcttaatgcCAAATTTGTATGGAAATATGAGTTTCCAGATTAAAACATAGAATGCTGTTCTCATGAACTTAATATCGCTATGTTCCTTCGGTATCAATATCTGCTGAAAGTAATCATACATGAAAACTGTTAAGTTTGCCAGGAGCATGAAAATAAGACTGATATAACTTGTCAGATTTTCTTTTATCTGCCAAGTGGCCCAGGTAACTTGTCAGTTCCTCATTAAACCTTTTTAGTGAAGAGTTAAGTAGttaacacaaacaagaaacttTTGGGCCCCTTGGCATCTAATTATAACCATCTTCTGCTTCactttgaaaaaacaatatacctCATCATTTGTTGTGTATACTGACTGTAGCGTGTCTAAATCCTAGAGTTCTACCCTTTGCGTATTAGTTCTCATTTTTCAGGCTTCAAATTGCAGGACAGGGATGGGCAAGCAACAATTATTGCTGTCAGAACCATTCGCAAAGGGGAAGAGGTTCTTTCTTATATGCAATATGTGCCTCCAGATTACTTTCCTACCTAATCAAATTATGATAGTAATCTGATGAATTTTATTGCATCCTTATCTGTAACCTGTATTTTTTCAATATGGCAGATAACAATTTCATATATTGATGAAGATCTTCCATTCGAAGAGAGACAAGCATCTCTAGCGGACTATGGTTTCAGTTGCAGGTGTCCTAAATGTTCGGAGGAACAACAGTAGTCATTCTTCATcagattttcttaaaattaaactTTGGTGTACCAGTGCGGCATATCAGATTTTGTATCTTGGCAACCAAAATTGATGGCTCAAATGCGTGTAATGTTACTGTTCTTTCTTCCATCTGACAGGATTGTTTTGCATTTCATTCTTAACTAGCCTATCTTCgtattattaaataaagtatttgatttttcttttatCATAAGTTAAATCTGTGAACATTATTATAGTttctatgatttttttaattgagAAACCGAGtcacaagttttaaatcctcaaaaaaataaaatgaaaaaaatataaaagtttcaAATGATTAACTTCAATTTTTTTGCCTCAAAACAAATTCTTTAATGCATTGGAAATGTAATTGGCATGAAAATTATACAAAAAGCGACTTGCAGAAAGTTCAAAcaactaaacttttatttaaagcaatatttattaaaaattcataCTCATGTGGATATTCtacatctaatttatttttcgCATCTATATCACGTTGTTAATATATACTACCATCATTAAAgtcaatttttttagaaaatcaaaattttcattaacaatattttattttaaatattaaaatatttacaatattaccagaattaatatattaaaaatcacacCAAAtacaatatatcaaaatttaatttcagAAAATGTAAAATACCTATAATAATATGGTTGTAACTTGTCAGAGAGGATAGCATGATCAATCTCCACCGAGTCTCAACTTTAATCAACTCACTGAGTGGAATCGCCCTTATATACAACTAACAACTCGACGCCACTCTAACTCAAATTACTAACCGCCTATACACCCAAAATCCCCAATTCTCACACATATCTATCCAATTCACTCCGCCTTCTTTAAGCCGTAACGCCACCGCAATTGCCGCCGGCGTGTACAATGTCGGTGATCGATCAGGAACCAACTCAGCCAGAATCCGACGGAACTAACGTGAACGCAATCGACGAAGGATCGGATCGCAGCGTAGTGTCGACGGACAATGAGTACGCCGACGTCGACGAGGCGAGTCAGCGGAAGGGCGAGAGTTCGGAGACGAACGCAGTGTTGCCAGAGGAGATGTGCAGGAGTGTGGTGAAACTCACATGTGAGAGCTCAGTTGAAGGCGGTGAATGCGTCGTTTATCTCGTTGGAACTGCTCATGTTTCTATGGTATATCTTTAATTTTCtcctttttctttgtttatttttatgcGAATTCAGGATTTTCAAACGATTTGTCATAGCAAACCTAGAGGATTTAGAGAATCGTAATTGGGAGGATTTAGTGAAATATGATCTGAATTTCGATAATTGCATGTACTAATTTCTATCTTAAGTCAATTTACGTAACTCATGTTTTGTGGAATTGAGAGTACTTATTTGTGTCTTATGTGTTTGATATGTAATAATTTGTTTTATGAGTGATGAAATtgtaatatttgattatttaagACTTGGAGACTATTATCTTGAAGCGGGTGGGTAAAACACGATTGAATCTTGAGTTTTTTATGATATACACATTACAAGAGTGAAGCAGTCGTGGGCCTTATTGTATGTAATAATGTGCTGGATGATATTTCTTGAGTCTCTAAGTTTAGTTTACGGTGGCGGACAATTATGTAATTTAAATTGCTAGATGATTTGCTAATTCTTGGTTACCCATAGGTAATTCTTACTTATAGATacatttaattttttagtttcccTAAATTGCTTGATTTCTCTTCATCTTCTTGTTAAAGATTCCCGAAGGAGTGTTTGTGTTCGAGTCTTCCTACCTTAAAAATTGAGCAAAACATTTTAAAAGATGAGCAATTCTGTTTTATTTATGGACAAACTTTTTCAAGGTGATTCTATCGAAACAAAGGACGATTAATAAAGTCTGAAAGTGGGTTTTCATTGGAGACctttgtagcttaatttttcaCTATGTTTGGTATAATACCCTTTTGCTTGGGGTTATCGAGTGTTAAACATGTCTTCTTTTACCTGTAGGTTTTGAAACTTTTGTTAGTCTCAAATCTTTAACTCAACATAACTTGAGATGCAACATAATATTGAGTTAAATGATAACACAGACTCATCATATGTAGTAACTGAAAAGTGTTGGAATTTGTATTGCAGGAATCCTGCCAAGAAGTTGAAGCtgttatcaaatttttaaaaccACAGGTAAGTTAAAACCTGTCAACTTCTGTTGGTGCCAAGGTTTTAGCAGTCTAAGACCTGTGTAGTGCTTTATCATTGTATGAGTTTTTGGAGCATAACCGTGGCCTTTATTTTAAATGTGTTGGCAATAGGTTGTCTTTTTGGAGTTATGTGCAAGCCGGGTAGCCATACTCACGCCTCAGAATCTAAAGGTTTGTCGATTTTCAGTATGTGTCTCTTTTTCTCAAACTCCCCCTGCCCTCTGAATATTGTTTTGTGGCTTCAGTGCTGTGCCGTGTTTCTGAATCACAGTACTGGGGTAGTGGGatgaaaaacatatataccCCAAAAGAAGCTATATTTACATAATATTAGTATTTCTGGTTTCATGACTCTTAGCACATTATATTGTCACATGAAGGTAGAAAGGTGCTTGTTATTTTCTTAAGTTAGACTTTTCAATTACTCCCTCATATGCATGAATCTGATCCCTGTCTTGCATCGTAGACTTTTAGTTACACTTTGTGGTTTTGGGCTTGGACATAGCTGTCAAATTTTGAATCATATGGCAAACTAAATGCCTGGATCTTGTTTCTTATGTGTTGTGGATAGTCGCACGGAAGGTGGGAAATTATGTTATAGGTAGATagtaagtatttatttataccAGTGCCTTCTTGTTTTCTCATGTACTCATGTTTAGTTTACCAGGTACCTACTGTTGGAGACATGATAGACCAGTGGaagaaaaacaagaataatGCCTTTGGGATACTCTACAGCTGGTTTCTTGCTAAGGTGTTGAAGTTTAAAGTTTTTTATGAAATTACATGTTCTTTTAGATTATTTCTATATTTCTCACAATAACGatcatatatttaattagaagaaagaccatatttattttgtattctgCGTTTTAATCATTCTTGCACAACTTGTTTGTGTTATGTTAGGTTGCCAGTAAGCTTGAGGTTTTTCCTGGTGCTGAATTTCGTGTGGCATATGAAGAAGCAATGAAATATGGAGGCAAGGTGATACTTGGTGATCGCCCAGTAAATGTAAGATAGTATTTGTAAATTCTTGCATTCAGTTTATCGTGTTCTTATTTATTTGTGTTTCTAATGATCTTGTCATCTACCAGTGactatgtatataaatttttttagatcTTCTAAATCTGGTAGTTTTCTGTGCTAAGGTATTGTATACATATACTGGTTTTGGTGCTggggaatatttttaaaatgttaatGTTAATTAGATTCTGATGATTTTTGCATGTATGTTTTTTTACAGATAACTCTTGGGCGCACTTGGGGAAAGATGCCGCTTTGGCATAGGTTAAAGTTACTCTATTCTTTAGTATTTCAAGCATTTCTTTTACCAAGTGCAGAGGATCTGGCTCAAATGGTAAGCTATAGTTCTTCGAAGGTTACTTTACATGAAAAAATTTGAGATTAGATTCACATTGAATGATGccatttgaaaattttggaatccagtattagtttaatattcACACTTATTTGATTGGTTTTGCAGCTGAAGGACATGGATGATGTGGACATGCTGACACTTGTGATCCAAGAGTTGAGCAAAGAGTTTCCCACTGTAATGGAAACTCTGGTTCATGAAAGAGACAAGTTAGTATCTCAAGTTTATAGTTTTTATACATTGAGTATTCAATATTCATCCTCCTAAACTTGATCTCCCTCATAAatgatactccttccgtcctaCTAATATTGTCTGGAATCAGAAATTCACCTTTTATTTACTCACATTAATTAAGTTGATAATTACCTTGtattgtttttcaaatatattaacataGTTAATACTTAATTGACCATATTTACTAAATGTGGACAATGATTTTGGGACAAGTAGAATAGGAAATGAGGACACAATGAACGTGACGGAGGCAGTAAATGTTTATCTTACTTTTCACTTAAGAAATCTGTTTTGTTGCTTCTCTGTTTTTTCACTTTCAAGCCTTAAAAAAAAGGAATGTAAAGAAAATAAGTTAACCAAATACTTTTATGGTATGTTTGGGAACTAAGATTTCATTGACATGTTTGGGAACTAAGTGTCAGCTCAACCTTGTGAATTTGAAATTACAATTAATGTCATTTGAACTAAATCCATGTTCCTAGACACAATCTTAACTTTTAACACGAAGCAACTTAAAATAGGGCCTGCCCTGACATATTATGGCCACTAATCTTGGATATCTATTAAAATCTTTAAATTACCTGCAGTTAATTAGACTGGACCTCCTCTGGTATTGGTTACAGGGTACGTTGATAGCTTCATTGTGAAAAAGTAATTCAGTAACAATTCCATGTTCTAGGACAGGGTTAATTCATCGAAATTACTGCTAATTCTTTACTGCTAGATAATAAAAAAGATCCTCCTCGCATTGTTGTCATGTCGCTCGACTAGTTGATGACTAGTCTCGGATTCAAAGGATCGATTGGAGAGGTTGACTTGCGAATTGTCGACTAGGCAGTCTACTTGGATGACTAGTTGGGCGACTTATTGACTAGTCCAAAATCtggtcatttaaaaaaaaaaacactttttaaAATCCTGCTCAAGACTAGTCGAGAGCAACAACACGCAACATGCTAATCATAGTTTTTCTTTTTCGTGCTTTTATTGCCGAATTAAAACTTGGGTGTGTGACGTGTGTCTTTGTGTATACATAATTAGAACCGATATATGTGTATGAGTGTATGCTGaatggaaaagaaaaagagatgtttgttaataaaatatttactttgtaaattgtaatcaatATATGTATGAGAATGTTGGACTTTTGATGTGAGAAACTATATATattagatattaatttattatttgtggtTAATTGACTATTCAGTACGTCcatcgactcgactcggcttaTATATGTGACAACCACACCTCCTAGAGGCTCAATAAAGTATAACTAATTATGGAAGTCCGTGATGCTAATTTTTATCTTGATCATGGAACTTTGTTGCTAGTCTTGTGGTATGTTCTTAAATTTCGTATGTTTCTGCATGAAGTGATGGAGTTTAATTAACTGTAAAAAGTGTAAAAGTAACTGGTCCAAATGGATCTTGCCCGTAAGCTTTGAAATATAGCACATTAAGAAATTCTGTGTGATTCCAGTCTCCTGAGACACAGTGATTTTGTTGCAAACGGGCCTAGTCCGCAATCTGCAGCCACTAAACATATACTTGCACaggttttattttttgatgctATTTAAATGCGATTTGTGTGACATTTAGACGGTATTGTATTACCAGCTGCAATAATGCATTAATCATAACTGCCACATATTGTTTACATAATGCAGTCATACTGAAAGGCAAGGATGGGATAATATGGTATAATACAAAAAACTTCTAATGTAGCCCATCTTCTTGTTCAACAAATAATTTGTTTTACTTATTGAACTAGACTTTCCACCCAAGAGATGTTATTATGACTTCCTTTTCAAATTTGTATGTTTCTCTCTAACTTGGTACTATATTCAGGTACATGTCATCCAGGTTACTAAGAGTTGCTAGTGAGCAAAGTTCGGTTGTTGCAGTTGTTGGAAAGGGGCATCTTCAAGGAATAAAGAAACattggaaacaacctgttgaGGTTAGTGAAATATTTCCATGTTTGAGGCTCTTTTCTGGAAAAAGATGTATCCACCTACTCATTTTATAGTTATGGACCTTTTGGTTGAAGCAATTTCGTTACCACACCGACCAAGAGTCTTGATTGCACTATTGCTAATTTGGGTTAGCCCACTCACTGGGTTTCCTGTAAGGGTTATTGTTTCTTTAAACTAATCAGGGTGATAACTGTGAAATCCATTACCAATACATTATTAGCACATAAAATCTGTAATCTCAACGTTAGGATAGGACTACCCCTCACTCATTATGAACACCCTAAGTATATCTGTATATGTTTAATACAgtactaattaaaaatcaaatatgagcAAAGTGCTCATATTCTACTTGTATAGTTTGACAAACTAATATTCGATTTATCTAAACATATATAGAATACAAGTTGCTAAATACtttgataacataaacactttggGTACAAAACATTCGAAATTTTATATGATCATATATCAAGACAGATATGAACTTTCAATTATGGGTCTACTGTGAAATGAAATTTTATAGTACAGTATATAATTACATTTGAGACAATATATTGAACTTACTAAGATTTTGATTTGATGGAAATTAGAGCACCACAGTGTAAAATTATGGGTCCAGCATGAACGAAAAATTTGGAGAACTACAAGATAAAATTACCTTGCCCATTAAGATTTCTCTGATTAGTATACAATACTGTAATTATATTGGTTCTGTTATATATCAGTCGAGTATGTATGATCATGTCTTACCAGTCAGATAGTATGcttgtatatttgttttagcTCTGTTTTATACCGATCCTTGGACCATATTCTTTATGAATCTAAGTCTGATTTTGTATATGTTAAATAGAGCTTGAATTATGCGTGTTTTTGTCCATTTGAAAACTTTGACATTAGAAGTGATATATGTGCCATGCATGTCTTGGTTAGTGGATCAGATAAGTGGTACTTAAATATTGTATGCAAACTTCTCGTTGTGCAGTTGAATGATCTTTTAGCTATGCCTTCGAAAAAAGGAGCTATAACTGCAGgcaagattctccaaactatTGGTGTTACAGTTGCTGGAGTGGCCATTATATCTGGTCTTTATCTTTCAAGCAAAAAGTAATGTAGGGTTCTCTTTCATCTCAGAGTATGCAGTTAAATTGCCAGAAATTTAAAGTTGACTGCATTTTGAAATTTTGGAACTGttgttttttttagttattttctttACTATAATGAGTTTCTTCTTGTGCTCCCTCGAATTAGATATCATTTTAGACtgcaaagaaatataaaaacttgTAAACTTAATAGGTAGAGAATAATTGGTAGAAATCAATAACCAAAATTATGAACGACATGtatgaataaaattaatatgataaaaatgctaTGCAAGTAAAATTAAGCTTGTAGAATAATTTCAACGGCAAATGTCCAACGTACAAGAGCTGTTTTATTTCGCGTTATTGTCTTAAGAATGCCTTGGTGTTGTGGTATCTTTCAGGTCATAACTAGTAAACAAATGGAAGCTGATTaaatttaatcaagtaattgtcTGAGGGCAACAATTTGGATCATTCTTTAAGGGATTGTAGAAAGCAAGAGAAAGACATGCTCCACTAGtattactaataaaaaataattcaaaacgaGGCGTGAGTAtgtttaatcataaaaaatacacaaaattaatgaatattacaGTATTCAATAGGATAGATAACCTGGTTACTCACACAAGAGACGAACACATCTCCCACAAAATCAAACGCCTCATTTCTTACGATGCAGTACAAATCTAATGAACATTTCTGCCTACTCATTTATATTCATAAGTATATAGATACTATATTAAGTGTGTGAGTGTGACTAATCCAAAATAACACAAGTCTAAATAAGTACTCCccccgtcccattttatgtgacctcattt of the Daucus carota subsp. sativus chromosome 4, DH1 v3.0, whole genome shotgun sequence genome contains:
- the LOC108218728 gene encoding uncharacterized protein LOC108218728, producing the protein MSVIDQEPTQPESDGTNVNAIDEGSDRSVVSTDNEYADVDEASQRKGESSETNAVLPEEMCRSVVKLTCESSVEGGECVVYLVGTAHVSMESCQEVEAVIKFLKPQVVFLELCASRVAILTPQNLKVPTVGDMIDQWKKNKNNAFGILYSWFLAKVASKLEVFPGAEFRVAYEEAMKYGGKVILGDRPVNITLGRTWGKMPLWHRLKLLYSLVFQAFLLPSAEDLAQMLKDMDDVDMLTLVIQELSKEFPTVMETLVHERDKYMSSRLLRVASEQSSVVAVVGKGHLQGIKKHWKQPVELNDLLAMPSKKGAITAGKILQTIGVTVAGVAIISGLYLSSKK